The following coding sequences are from one Campylobacter concisus window:
- a CDS encoding ATP-binding protein has protein sequence MIDWGVKYAAIYRSTKGMLKPVDDIDFVDIDSLYGLEKQKEILLKNTLNFIEGKDANHVLLWGERGCGKSSLVRAVFTKFYKTGLRIIELGCEDLKYLGDIIDEIRKSEFKFIIFCDDLSFENGSNEYKFLKPIMDGSIQKPPKNVLLYATSNRRHLISEFKSENENSQLMDGEIHYSDATQEKISLSDRFGLWISFYQGNYDEYLKMVDFYFKDYKGNKDELHTLAKNFATLRASRSGRTAKQFYLTFKENLK, from the coding sequence GTGATAGATTGGGGCGTGAAGTATGCAGCGATATATAGAAGCACAAAAGGCATGCTAAAACCAGTTGATGATATTGATTTTGTAGATATTGACTCACTTTATGGGCTGGAAAAACAAAAAGAAATTTTACTAAAAAATACTCTAAATTTTATAGAAGGTAAGGATGCAAATCACGTGCTTCTTTGGGGTGAGAGAGGATGTGGCAAGTCAAGTCTCGTAAGGGCTGTTTTTACTAAATTTTATAAAACCGGACTTCGCATAATCGAGCTTGGCTGCGAAGATCTAAAATACCTTGGCGACATCATCGACGAGATTAGAAAAAGTGAGTTTAAATTTATCATTTTTTGCGATGATCTAAGCTTTGAAAATGGCAGTAATGAGTATAAATTCCTAAAACCTATAATGGACGGCTCTATCCAAAAGCCACCTAAAAACGTACTTTTATACGCTACGTCAAATCGTCGCCACCTAATAAGCGAGTTTAAAAGCGAAAATGAAAACTCGCAGTTAATGGACGGAGAGATACATTACAGCGACGCAACTCAGGAGAAAATTTCTCTTTCAGATCGCTTTGGCCTTTGGATCAGCTTTTATCAAGGCAACTACGATGAGTACCTAAAAATGGTTGATTTTTACTTTAAAGACTATAAAGGCAATAAAGACGAGCTTCACACACTTGCTAAAAATTTCGCAACACTCAGAGCCAGCAGAAGTGGCAGAACAGCAAAGCAGTTTTATCTTACTTTTAAAGAAAATTTAAAATGA
- a CDS encoding endonuclease III domain-containing protein produces the protein MTSTDLFLTLFNHKNKNLDELKWPDEGTFGVILGAILVQNTNWKNVEKALDNLKKANKDSLQGICELENSELATLIKPSGFYNTKAKRLKTLCQAIRNEFDDFENFKENVSREWLISVKGVGAETCDAILAYACGKPYMVVDAYALRIMAYFDYIFESYDEAAEWFSSLDYDEIYKILDSEKFDEIEILKLYHALILEFCKENFKGKILSQNGQKILSSIKN, from the coding sequence ATGACTTCAACCGATCTATTTTTAACCTTGTTTAATCACAAAAACAAAAATTTAGACGAGTTAAAATGGCCAGATGAGGGTACTTTTGGGGTCATTTTAGGTGCTATTTTAGTGCAAAATACCAACTGGAAAAACGTAGAAAAAGCGCTAGATAATCTAAAAAAAGCAAACAAAGATAGCCTACAAGGCATTTGCGAGCTTGAAAACAGCGAGCTTGCTACGCTTATAAAGCCAAGTGGCTTTTATAACACAAAGGCTAAACGGCTAAAGACGCTTTGCCAAGCCATAAGAAACGAGTTTGACGACTTTGAAAATTTCAAAGAAAATGTAAGTCGTGAGTGGCTCATAAGCGTAAAAGGTGTTGGAGCCGAGACTTGTGATGCAATACTTGCTTATGCTTGCGGTAAGCCATATATGGTTGTTGATGCTTATGCGCTTAGGATAATGGCATATTTTGACTATATTTTTGAGAGCTACGATGAGGCGGCTGAGTGGTTTAGCTCGCTTGATTATGATGAAATTTATAAAATTCTTGATAGCGAGAAATTTGATGAGATTGAAATTTTAAAACTCTATCACGCTCTTATTTTGGAGTTTTGCAAGGAAAATTTCAAAGGTAAAATCTTAAGCCAAAATGGTCAAAAAATATTAAGCAGCATTAAAAATTAA
- the cysK gene encoding cysteine synthase A, which yields MIYDNIVKTIGNTPIVKIKTGADEAEIYVKLEFFNPGGSVKDRIAFNMITKMLADGTLKHGDTIVEPTSGNTGIGVAMCGAALGFKVILCMPESMSIERRKIVAAYGAQLELTPASGGMKAAIARATELAAQPNHVMLSQFENKYNPQAHELTTAAEIVADFSKLDAFVAGVGTGGTISGVAKILKEKGYDTKIIAVEPEASPVLSGGNPGPHKIQGIGAGFLPNTMNMSLVSEVEKVSNDDALNAARAIAKSDGLMIGISGGAAYVAAKRVAKRLGAGKKVLFIAPDNGERYLSTELYGA from the coding sequence ATGATTTACGATAACATCGTTAAAACGATTGGTAATACACCTATTGTAAAGATAAAAACAGGTGCTGATGAAGCCGAAATTTACGTAAAACTAGAGTTTTTTAACCCAGGTGGCTCTGTAAAAGATAGGATTGCATTTAATATGATAACTAAGATGCTAGCTGACGGTACGCTAAAACATGGTGATACTATCGTTGAGCCAACGAGCGGAAATACTGGCATTGGTGTAGCGATGTGCGGTGCTGCACTTGGCTTTAAAGTGATACTTTGCATGCCAGAGAGCATGAGTATCGAAAGACGCAAAATAGTAGCTGCTTATGGCGCACAACTTGAGCTTACTCCAGCGTCTGGTGGTATGAAAGCAGCGATCGCAAGAGCTACAGAGCTAGCAGCTCAGCCAAATCACGTAATGCTAAGCCAGTTTGAAAACAAGTATAACCCACAAGCTCACGAGCTAACAACAGCAGCTGAAATTGTGGCTGATTTTAGCAAGCTTGATGCATTTGTAGCTGGCGTTGGCACAGGTGGTACAATAAGTGGTGTAGCAAAAATTTTAAAAGAAAAAGGCTATGATACTAAGATCATCGCAGTAGAGCCTGAAGCATCGCCGGTTTTAAGTGGTGGCAACCCAGGACCGCATAAAATTCAAGGCATTGGAGCCGGATTTTTACCAAATACTATGAATATGAGCTTAGTTAGCGAGGTAGAAAAAGTAAGCAACGATGACGCACTAAACGCAGCTAGAGCAATTGCAAAAAGTGATGGACTCATGATAGGTATAAGCGGTGGTGCTGCTTACGTGGCTGCAAAAAGAGTAGCTAAAAGACTTGGCGCTGGCAAAAAAGTACTTTTCATAGCTCCAGATAATGGTGAAAGATACTTAAGCACAGAGCTTTACGGAGCATAA
- the epsC gene encoding serine O-acetyltransferase EpsC produces the protein MRESLKELVQTVREKDPSVHKCCFLAILINTPGIHAVLFHKISHFLYKKEHFFLARLISQIARFLTGIEIHPGAKIGRRFFIDHGMGVVIGETAEIGDDVMMYHQVTLGGTGKECGKRHPTVKNGVTIAAGSKILGAITIGENAKIGANSVVLKNVPANATVVGIPARVVRVNGTKFEPEFII, from the coding sequence ATGCGGGAGAGTCTAAAGGAGCTAGTTCAAACTGTTCGTGAAAAAGACCCATCTGTACATAAGTGTTGCTTTTTGGCAATACTTATAAACACTCCTGGTATTCATGCGGTTTTGTTTCATAAAATTTCTCATTTTTTATATAAAAAAGAGCATTTTTTTCTAGCTAGACTCATCTCACAAATTGCAAGATTTTTAACAGGCATCGAGATCCATCCTGGAGCAAAGATCGGCAGGAGATTTTTCATAGATCATGGTATGGGTGTGGTTATCGGTGAGACAGCTGAGATAGGTGATGATGTAATGATGTATCATCAAGTAACACTTGGAGGTACTGGAAAAGAGTGTGGCAAAAGGCATCCGACTGTAAAAAATGGCGTGACTATCGCAGCTGGCTCAAAGATACTAGGTGCGATAACTATTGGTGAAAATGCAAAGATCGGAGCAAACTCGGTTGTGCTAAAGAATGTTCCTGCAAATGCAACCGTTGTTGGTATACCAGCAAGGGTTGTCCGAGTAAACGGCACAAAATTTGAACCAGAGTTTATTATCTAA
- a CDS encoding YdcH family protein, with the protein MLHEYTDLINELKKTDARFATLCKKHDELNKKIDDNLAKPSEIDNLKKEKLKLKDEIYAQILKHKK; encoded by the coding sequence ATGTTACATGAATATACAGACCTTATAAATGAGCTAAAGAAAACCGATGCTCGTTTTGCTACTCTTTGCAAAAAACATGATGAGCTAAATAAAAAAATAGACGACAACCTAGCAAAACCATCTGAAATTGATAATTTAAAGAAAGAGAAATTAAAACTAAAAGACGAAATTTATGCTCAAATTTTAAAGCATAAAAAGTAA
- a CDS encoding potassium channel family protein yields the protein MSFLSRLLKFLNWSNPTKPEISLDTELYEQLKPFRFPLISVVLLLLFGTLGYVLIDNFSLIDAFYQAGMTFTTVGFTEVAPITPKGRIFTITFILIGFIIFTLSIGIVVEVLKRGTLISILKERRMLYRIARLKNHFVICYHNLYTIELSAQFRENHIPFVVVDDREDIAELAQIYKYPYFIKAQPHTQIAFLKTHLSSAKGLITLSSNIADNIALIASVRLYEKEIGRRKPYHIITNAETEDDTQRLKKLGADNVVSPSRLVAQRLSAMSVRPDMENLLEQFLYTKNSPIDIEEILVPDYSWIRFKRLKETHLRNITNADIVGIRDINNNFVPMPNGDTLVGTGSKLLVIGTVDGIRLTKRVVKSKHKPEEFKYV from the coding sequence ATGTCTTTTCTCTCAAGACTTTTAAAATTCCTCAACTGGTCAAACCCTACAAAACCAGAAATAAGCCTAGATACTGAGCTTTACGAACAATTAAAACCTTTTAGATTTCCACTAATTTCAGTCGTATTACTGTTACTTTTTGGAACATTAGGTTATGTCTTAATAGATAATTTCTCACTAATAGATGCCTTTTACCAAGCTGGCATGACTTTTACAACAGTTGGTTTTACCGAAGTTGCTCCAATAACTCCAAAGGGCAGAATTTTTACTATCACGTTTATACTTATTGGTTTTATTATATTTACACTATCGATCGGTATTGTGGTTGAGGTTTTAAAAAGAGGCACATTAATTAGCATTTTAAAGGAACGACGCATGCTTTATAGGATCGCAAGACTAAAAAATCACTTCGTTATTTGTTATCACAATCTATACACAATCGAACTTAGTGCTCAATTTCGCGAAAATCATATACCTTTTGTAGTGGTCGATGATAGAGAAGATATCGCAGAGCTAGCTCAAATTTATAAATATCCATATTTCATAAAAGCTCAGCCACATACACAAATTGCCTTTTTAAAGACACATCTATCAAGCGCAAAAGGACTTATAACTCTTAGCTCAAATATTGCTGATAACATCGCCCTTATAGCATCTGTAAGACTTTATGAAAAAGAGATAGGTCGCAGAAAACCTTATCATATCATAACAAATGCAGAGACAGAAGACGATACGCAAAGATTAAAAAAATTAGGCGCTGACAATGTGGTAAGTCCATCTCGCTTAGTCGCGCAGCGGTTAAGTGCCATGAGCGTAAGGCCGGACATGGAAAATTTATTAGAGCAGTTTTTGTATACAAAAAATTCACCTATCGATATAGAAGAAATTCTTGTTCCTGATTACTCTTGGATAAGATTTAAAAGATTAAAAGAAACTCATCTACGAAACATAACAAATGCAGACATAGTAGGCATTAGAGATATAAATAATAATTTTGTACCAATGCCAAATGGCGATACATTAGTGGGGACAGGATCAAAGCTTTTAGTTATCGGTACCGTTGATGGAATACGTCTAACCAAGCGCGTTGTAAAAAGCAAACATAAACCTGAAGAATTCAAATACGTATAA
- the rpmB gene encoding 50S ribosomal protein L28, with amino-acid sequence MSKRCAITGKGPMIGNNVSHANNKTKRRFLPNLRTIRVTLEDGTTRKIKVAASTLRTMKKQSN; translated from the coding sequence ATGTCAAAAAGATGTGCGATAACAGGCAAAGGACCGATGATAGGCAACAATGTGAGCCACGCTAACAATAAAACTAAAAGAAGATTCTTGCCAAATCTTAGAACGATTCGCGTTACACTAGAAGATGGTACTACAAGAAAGATAAAAGTTGCTGCTTCTACTCTAAGAACGATGAAGAAACAATCAAACTAA
- a CDS encoding prephenate dehydrogenase: protein MKLTFNGSMAIIRPFGFLEAENIPLKLSEKYVNQISSRDISAILLSLKNVTFFSPIWLGRIIENLSEEAQKLGVVFAICDYNEIFYELMMRTVKNILNVSMFESENIASLFLNKFLNNANDKVFIYNSTEQYKHYLANYLKNRSFDVVEARDATEFNKKKNLYSYAVSQLNHVRLGQNQIDTFIKDGVVIYAIKSFMDSDFIEDFDMSAHDIMLKIGYKFFILWVNISGALNIRGAKFLIKLASISKRSGAFISLCGINESNLSIELITYLKDANIFIYKNLNDFYKDDTIFYLKKRDFDAEPVDINKNVAQISSYVTQIASKIISQLAEEEILCVDTKVSALDIEDECDYLRICVQYYGDIYARVLFGVKKDKLDKICSIFMPEGNDSNDYLSGYSQIFSIITDKFLTHLWQKDIKVKVSLPKILSDDVFFDHNSVGIMNRLDVKDDEIGFVFVTK, encoded by the coding sequence ATGAAATTAACTTTTAATGGTTCTATGGCTATTATAAGGCCTTTTGGTTTTTTGGAAGCAGAGAATATTCCATTAAAATTAAGTGAAAAATACGTAAACCAAATTTCTTCGCGTGATATCAGCGCTATACTGCTCTCACTAAAAAATGTTACATTTTTTAGTCCTATTTGGCTTGGTAGAATAATTGAAAATTTAAGCGAAGAAGCGCAAAAGCTTGGCGTGGTATTTGCGATTTGCGATTACAATGAAATTTTTTATGAATTGATGATGAGAACAGTTAAGAATATTTTAAATGTCTCGATGTTTGAAAGTGAAAATATCGCAAGCTTGTTTTTAAATAAATTTCTAAATAACGCAAATGACAAAGTTTTCATTTATAACTCAACTGAGCAGTATAAGCACTATTTGGCTAATTATCTCAAAAATCGCTCATTTGATGTGGTTGAGGCTAGAGATGCGACCGAGTTTAATAAAAAAAAGAATTTATATAGTTATGCAGTATCACAGCTAAATCATGTGAGATTAGGACAAAATCAGATAGATACTTTTATAAAAGATGGTGTCGTTATTTATGCCATAAAAAGTTTTATGGACTCAGATTTTATTGAAGATTTTGATATGTCAGCTCATGATATTATGCTAAAAATCGGATATAAATTTTTTATTTTATGGGTAAATATTTCTGGTGCTTTAAATATAAGGGGTGCAAAATTTCTAATCAAACTTGCTAGCATTAGCAAAAGATCAGGTGCATTTATTTCGCTTTGTGGCATAAACGAATCAAATTTATCTATTGAATTAATAACGTACCTTAAAGATGCAAATATATTTATCTATAAAAATTTAAATGACTTTTACAAAGATGACACTATTTTTTATCTTAAAAAAAGAGACTTTGATGCAGAGCCAGTAGATATTAACAAGAACGTTGCTCAAATTTCATCTTATGTGACGCAAATTGCGAGCAAAATTATCTCACAGTTAGCAGAAGAAGAAATTTTGTGTGTTGATACCAAAGTTAGTGCGCTTGACATAGAGGATGAGTGCGATTACTTGCGTATTTGTGTTCAGTATTATGGTGATATTTACGCAAGAGTGCTATTTGGTGTAAAAAAAGATAAGTTAGATAAAATTTGCTCTATTTTTATGCCTGAAGGCAATGATTCAAATGACTATTTAAGTGGATATTCTCAAATTTTTAGTATCATTACGGATAAATTTTTGACACATCTTTGGCAAAAAGACATAAAAGTAAAAGTTAGCTTGCCTAAAATTTTATCTGATGATGTTTTTTTCGATCACAATAGTGTAGGCATCATGAATAGACTAGACGTAAAAGATGACGAAATAGGCTTTGTATTTGTAACCAAGTAA
- the rpe gene encoding ribulose-phosphate 3-epimerase — translation MYVAPSILSADFGNLAAEIRAICEAGCDLVHVDVMDGHFVPNLTIGPVVVNAVAKAATKPLDIHLMVENNSFFADLFLPLKPKFLTFHIEEEKHPLRLIDHIRKNGVSPGIVLNPHTPVSAIEHIIDEVDMVLLMSVNPGFGGQKFMPVVLEKTRALRELIERKNAKCLIEVDGGVNGLNAPDLEDAGADILVAGNYIFSSNSYEQAIRAIKLEF, via the coding sequence ATGTACGTTGCACCTAGTATTTTATCGGCTGATTTTGGAAATTTGGCAGCTGAGATAAGAGCCATTTGCGAGGCTGGGTGCGATCTGGTGCATGTTGATGTTATGGATGGGCATTTTGTGCCAAATTTAACCATTGGACCAGTCGTGGTAAATGCCGTTGCAAAAGCAGCTACAAAGCCACTTGATATACATTTGATGGTTGAGAATAACTCATTTTTTGCTGATCTTTTCTTGCCGTTAAAGCCAAAATTTCTAACCTTTCACATCGAAGAAGAGAAGCACCCATTAAGGCTCATCGATCACATCAGAAAAAATGGTGTAAGTCCTGGCATCGTGCTAAATCCTCATACGCCAGTTAGTGCGATCGAACACATTATCGATGAAGTTGATATGGTGCTTTTGATGAGTGTAAATCCTGGCTTTGGGGGTCAGAAATTTATGCCAGTCGTGCTTGAAAAAACAAGGGCGCTAAGAGAGCTAATAGAACGAAAAAACGCTAAGTGTCTGATCGAAGTAGATGGCGGCGTAAACGGACTAAATGCGCCTGATCTTGAAGACGCTGGGGCTGATATCTTGGTGGCTGGTAACTATATCTTCTCATCAAATTCCTACGAACAAGCCATTCGCGCCATAAAGCTTGAGTTTTGA